A stretch of DNA from Polyodon spathula isolate WHYD16114869_AA chromosome 20, ASM1765450v1, whole genome shotgun sequence:
TGGCTCCCTGCTTTGATAAGAAGCTGGAGGCCCTGCGAGAGGAGTTCTACAACAGTCTGCAGGACACTCAGGATGTGGACTGTGTTCTCACCTCGGGTGAGCGAGCATCAGCCAGCCCTTCCACAATACACGTGCCAGGACTCGAACTACCATCTTTCAAACTGCAGCTTGCTGCAAATGGTTGCGTTTTTGCAGTGATGAGTGCATTTGCACCATTATGTTACTAAATGTTActaaatcttttctttttgtacttCAGTTTTGGCCGCCCCAGTTCAGGTAGAATCAGCTTTTCATACAGTGCAAAAGCTGGGTTCTGCAAGTTTGTCTATCAGGGTGATGGTGAAAGTCCAATGTGCTCTTTCTGTTCTACTCTGTTACCTAACTCTGTTGTTTCTATGACTGGCTGCTGTGTTTCAGGGGAAATCATTCACTTGATGGAACAGAGCAATGTGTCTGTGGAGGGCTTGGAGTCCACTCCTTTAGATCACATGTAAGTTGAGCTACTTTGCAGGAGAGCTACGAGgctttattctgtacatttattATATGAATACAGCATAGTTCTGTTTAACAGTTAGAGGATGTTGTGAAAAGCACGAGACCACAGACTGCTTGCATTAACTTTGAAACCAGAATGCAGGAATAAGATAATCAGATCTGCCAACCTTAAACACTAACTTTAGAGCTTAATCTCATTAAATGTATGAGTTATGTTGGCTAAATGCTAGTCAAACAAGTACAATAGGTTTTAATGAGAATGTATCTTCACAGGTAAAGTGGTATCAAATATCCAATTATCCACGTAGAACAACTGggtgggatatttttttttttttaagtgtatttaagCACCCAGTTTATTTTTCAGACCGATTTGCTTGTTAAAGTTGTTTGCAAGTACCCCCTTTTATTCAGATGCCATTCAATTTGCCGAGTTGCTGTGGTACAACTTACATGGCTGTGCAATGTACTATATACAGGTATACACAATGTTGTTAATATCTCAAATTGATTGAAGTTTCTTGAAATTTGCCATAAGAATTGAGTACGGTATATGTTTGATTTTTAGTCAAATTATTTATATGTTATACTCAGTCAGGATTCGATGAGTCGCAACAAATAATCATTGAGCATTTCCAAATGATCAGAGaatgaaattaaaggtttgttttTGAGCAAAGAACGAAACAGAAAAGAGACAGCTTCTTCGATCTTTGAATAAAGCAGTGtaatcaaattgcgaaatgtgCTTTTGATCAAATGAATGGTTCCCGAACAGACTGtgaagatgctgctcaatctgcgAATAGCAATTCATTGCAGGGTGTTTAAAAATGGTGAAATGCAAACATAGTTCAATACATTTGTTATTAAACATACAAtcagtaaattaaattatttatatatttattatttatgtaggaagttaacccattgagaccgtggcctcatttgcaagggggtCGTGTTGAGCACTTTAGGAGGATAGTGACCCcaaacattaaacttcaagcaagtttgaaataatgtttgtaaTGTTCTTGCCACCTTTAGAAAATACAGTTTCAGAggaaaaaactaacaataaaaattggtagttttattcatattataagactactatatacacagtatttaaactgcaaggTCAAATGTCAATCTATGTTTGTCTAATCACTGTTTTCTTAAGTGAAAGAAAAGTATGcttcttaaacattttaatattctcaAATCATACCAAGGGGTGAATTACCACTTttagaaaaaaactgttttgcagACCCCAGCCAGCACCGTGGAATAAAGACAGAGACTGCTTTTTGACAACCAAGAAAaccttaatgtttttattttagtctatGACAACTTTGGTAAATGACCATTTTCAACGTCAGGCCAGTAGCAGGAACAAAAACTAACACAGACCCTGTGGcaccatttattttcaaactgagATAAAATAAGattgaaacaaacacattgctcacagagcaaacataaaagtttaaacacaaacaaattacgaacacaaaaactaaacacacaggtcaggctgggcagatcgctttcactgattttatatatatacacacacagtaccagtcaaaagtttgagtacacttgcttgaaaccaggtttttcatgattatctgtgcttttaacttataaacttgtctataaacccttaatatttcattatatgatacatgtacttgtATAAGctaataatcataagtgaattgcattaaaaaatttgacttttaaatgaaaatgtaaatcttgtcaatttcaatgaaatggtcacccaaagcaagggaatTTCAGTCTAAAgctcaagtcagttaaaagtctgaaatgtgtataacatggtgttagaacactggcctaagtatataAGTGtgtttgttagatgttctctgagttaactagcatgttacctaattaatcttttgtcaccgattattgttaacaggtgagggtccatgattactataactataggtagcataggcacacatttgtcattcctgaatgtaagggagcagaaaatggcaaaatacccTCAGttgagcaaagaaaaaaagacattctgTAATTAcgttaagaaatgaaggtcaatctctaagacaaatcgcaagaactttgcaagtgtctgtaactgctgtggccaagaccatcaaacaatttgaagaaagtggcactcatgaggaccgaacaaggagAGGCAGGCAAAGGGTTACCTCAGAATCAGTGAACAATttaatttgagtcacaagtctgcgaaaccggcgattaactgcccctgaaatacaaactcagctaaatgctactagaagtacagatgtttcaacatgaactgttcagaggagattgcatgaagctggcctaactggaagaattgctgcaaagaaaccatcgttaagagtgcagaataagaggaagagatttgcctgggccaaaaaacacagaaactggatgtttgaggagtggaagtcggtcttatggactgatgagttaaaatttgaaatatttgggtccaaccgccaagtatttgtaagatgctagagggtgagcgcatgacagtggaaaccacacatgcagaactcaagcatggaggaggcagtatcgtggtctggggttgctttgctggtgacagagttggtgatctttaccaagtccatggcaaactcaaccagcatggctatcgtagcatacttcagaggcatgcaatttcatcaggattacagctagcagtccttcattcttcagcaatataatgacccgaaacacacctcacagttgtgcaagaactatctggcgaagaaggaaagtgaaggacaactcaatctaacattgctttgataccccttatgttttgttttgtatattgtaacatgtgttttcattttcaagtatttacagaaatgtgtacgacataaaacattgtcaattatgaaaaaacctagtttccagcaagtgtactcaaacttttgactggtgctgTATAGATTATAtaattagtttagtttttaaactgCTCTTGCTCTGTTCTGTCCTCTGAACACTCACctcttgcagccaaagctgcaggtatTTTATATCATGGCTGAGGGGTTAAGTGGCTtttaattctctcattacccaTTGGCCATACTCTGCACAGGCAGTTTTattatgtgtgactgccagctaattcaataataactagctgacagtcacacattcacacaaggtattttaatgtagatggggcttcccatccacactgccaaACAAAACCTATGGCTTCTCGCCgtcatatatttacaataaataaatgatcaagcacaatataatgaaacaaatacaaaataataaaccgcacaggggcggagggataccccattctaaaaataaacaaaaacaaaatcaaaacaaaagaatAGCGTGGCGGACAGCAACTCGCTTGTCCtccacgtaaaaaaaaaaaaacattttacacccTTTTCATGTACaaggctcctggccctgttacaaaGCTCCGCTGGGCTACTGAGCCTCATTTAAACTGTTTAGATAAGTCAGGTAAAATGTATAGTTCAAATTTGATGCATAAAAAGGAACCATAATGAGAGCTCTTAAAAAAAGAATCACAATTTTAATTGCACTAAATGCCGTTCTGAACACAGAAGGActtcttttttttgacaaaatttGTTGCACTAGCAAGAAATGAAGCGTTGCATAACCACAGAATCGGCTGCAGCTGCTCTGCTTCTATCGACATCTTGTTTTTCATTGCACATGAAAAGGTCTGCACATGTTTCGCTGGGCGCCACCATTTTTAAACTGGCTGCAGTGAATATTcgcagattgagcagcatcttcaCAATCTGGGAACTGTTAATTTGCCCAAAGCACATTTCGCAGTTtgattatattttctgttttgttctttgcttgtttggtgttttccattttgcaatctgagcaaaataatttgctcaaagaccaaaataacctttcattttgttctttggtAATTTCGTGAGATGgttatttttgtcagtgtttgacCGAATCCTGACAGTACATACACAGGATTCATAATTTGTGCAGTAGAGGCTATGAGTACTCTGTGGAACTGTAACTGAACAACCCTCTGGTGGCTAAACATTGTCACCGAGTTTTTGTGAAACAGGTTTTCAAGGCATGTCATCTGCCATGTACCCTCCAGTTTTTGCAGTGCTGTGATAGTGTTGTGGGAATTATGAATCAACCTTTTTTATATTCATGTCTCTCAGTGCCCTACAACTCACCCACCTTGCTTTTCCTCTCGTTTGCAGGTTTGGGGACACAGAGGGGGCTGATCTTGCCCGGCATGATGGGAGCGGGGCAGAGGGTTTCCTGGAACATATTTTCAAGTTCTCTGCAAAGGAGTTGTTTGGAGTGGAGGTGGAGGAAATAGTTTATCAATCACTAAAGTGAGTCTACCTGTCTGAGCTCTCAAAAGCTCAGCAAGGCCTGGTCATTTTGTGAATGGGTGACTTCCATGAACTAGGTGCTGCAGTGTAGGAAGTGGGGTGGTTGGTAAGGCTTCCACATGCAATGATACTGGCAAATTCACAATGAAGCACGGTGTAGGGACCAGCCGGGAGCATTGGATACGTTGTACGTTTAGAATAAATCAAAAAAGCACTAGTAAGACTTCCTCAGTAAACTACATTAGGGCAGTGATCCCCATTTCACAAGAATgtataaatgtacaaaaataaattcatGTAAAAGAAAAGCTAATGAAGGAATTCTAGTGGCGCATGTGTCTGGTGTTTAAAAGTTGGTGAAGTGAAACACTGGTATGTTTAAATTTGGCATGTCTAGTAggtggttttgtgtttttctttcttttttttttcttttttttgagccAGTTCAAGTTAAATGCAGGTTAACTACCGTAAAAATCGTTGTATGGGTCACACTGGTGTAAgttgctcccccctttttgagacttacattttaagaaaaaaaacttttttgggtTTAAAAAACAAGTATCAGGACAATGTCAAATCAGAATATAGATAATACTGCTACTTTAAATTCcagtagtaacagtgtaaaccagTAATacttgaatggatttaaaaagtaataattaacactGCACCAGTaattaaaatcaagttatacatcctacatcacatctgtattaacctattttgttttggcttatcaagtacccaaacactTCAAGAACATATCTTTGCGTTATTTAACTTTTGCTTTTACAAATTAGTTGTATTTTAAAGAAGTATTAAatagtgctgcttgcatcaattaaaaaaagcaaaaaccaaaacaaacgaAATAGTGCACCATCTAATAATCAGTTAATACTCAATTCAAATAATGTTTTCTACATCAGGTCGTAAACACTTTCCTTCTCTGTCAGCTCTCTtctctttcactgtatttttaattggtctttgtttcgtctccagtcacgtCTTGTTTCATTAATTCCAAACTCTTTTCAAACATTGCTATTGTCATGCTTTTCGGCAAAGCCAACAACAAAGAATTTCAAACCTGACTATCCTACTTTATCCTGTCTCAAACACACCTGCATTATAATATTTAGTTGCAGTGCAGTTGCATCGAACAAAGAACTTAAATTTACTCTGCTTTCTGACCAATAGTTGTTTGCTGCAGATCCTAGGAGCGGGTTCAGTGTGAGTGTTGACAAAGCAATGGCTcagagggtgggaataaggacaTTCATAGAGATGGACAGCtgttgtgttaacagtgaagcagtgtAGCTGTGATGTGTTCATATTCCGAAGATTAATAACTTTAAccagttgttttgtgtttctacctagcagcATGACCTGACtgccgtagatcctgaaaaaaaagaatctgttttgcgacagttaagtttgtgtgagccataactgTGGCTGTAGTAGTGCCAttggtatattgttgtttgtggcACTGGTACAATAGTTTAATAGACACATCGCCGCATACGACGCATGGTTGTATTAGTCGCTCCCCCATTTTTTAAGACATCCAAAACATGCCTAGAAAATCAACTTGTACAGCATTtcttagtatttatttaaaaaataggggattcatttgatcaaaataaacccaaaactttttttaaaagcactgatcATTTCATCTTAtcgccccccccaccccatttgTCACTCTCAGAAACCGTGATTTCCAGGAGGTGACCCTGCAGAGGGATGGCGAGCCGCTCTTGCAGTTCGCTGCAGTCTACGGCTTCCGAAACATCCAGAACATGATCCAGAAACTGAAGAAGGGTCGCTTCCCTTACCAGCTGGTGGAGGTGCTGTCCTGCCCTGGAGGTGACTGAATACACAGCCAGCGAGAACTCTGCATAGAAGCAGAGTGTAAACCAGACGTGAACTGTTCTAATATACTGtgtgtcagtttttatttttctaaatcgATTATGCAAAATGATGCCTCCAAGTTTGTTTTTCCCAATAATGTACAGCACTTTATTAAAGGTAATTTAGCAGAGGTTTGGTACTCTTGGGACTGCAGATGGTGGTCGTAATGAATACAGGAGTGTCCTTAATAGTGTAGgtgatttcacattgctttaCCATTAGTAACTGCTGTGAGTACTGGCATGGGGTGCATATATACTATTGTAAATTCCAATACATTTATTgtcaattgttatttattatacattatgTAAGCTGAAACATGGTCTTTCCAAGAAATAAAATCAGTATTGagtgaaaactgcaaaaaaccAACTTGATTTAGTGATGTACTAAATCATTTTTGGAATTATATATAACTCCAAAAATGATTTAGTGCATCTGTTCTTGGTGCAAAACTTTGTGTCAAAGTGTTTTTAATGGAGTTAGTACATGAGGGAAGTTGAACTCATTCACACTGCTATTCTGCAGTGCCATGTCTaaagtcagtctctctctctcaggctgtCTGAATGGGAAGGGACAGGCGCAGACAGAGAGTGGGATAGCTGACAGGGCCCTGCTGCAGCAGATGGGGGAGGTGTACACCAGCCTGCCTGTGCGACTGCCTGAGACCAGCGCCCAGGTGCACAGACTCTACATGGACTGGCTGCAGGGTGCCGAGTCCCAGAAGACACAGGAGGCCCTGCACACTCAGTACAGGCCAGAGAACCAGGCCAGCAGCACTGTAGACTTCAAGTGGTAGTGTGGATGACCTTCTACAACATCAAAGACTTCCTTAAACCAGAGCTGGGCCAGGTTTTCTAAAACCCTTGTTGTCTCTTCTCACCTGCAACATTATCATTACCATCTTGTGCTGATGGTCTTTTAAGttattggaatgttttttttagggtttgctgtttttattttcaaatatgaaGCTACAGCTACCTTTCCTGTGCTGAAGGTCACATGGTCTGGTTTTGCATACAGCTTGCAACACAGAGAAAGGGTAGCAGAAATGAACAGCTTTTATTCTGCATTAAATTAAGTCGAACAGACAGCCAAGAAACCTTTGGCACAAGAAATGTGGACCACTGgagataaaataaatgattttaaagtCTTGGGTATGACTCCTGCCATTGCACTGTACAGGGTAAGGCCACCATCATTCTAATTGTTCTTGAGAGATACGTGCCTGCTCCTCGTTCTTTCCTGAAGGCAAATTTAGATTGAATGTGTTAAACTTACTCCACAGACCAGAGTAACGAAACTCAGACCTTAAGAGCATGGGTAGGAACGGGACATAGGCTGAGATCCACTTGAGTTATAGTGCCACTATCCTTACCAAGTGTCAAATACAACTGATAAAGAAACACTGACTAATAGAATACAACACACCCCTTTGTTTGTCACCCAATACAAATTCCATTGCTTTATAGAATGAACATAAACAACTTATTTACTACTTTTACATGCACAAAGAATCTAtccttttgtaattaatttatctgaatctgaaaaacaaatgtacagagtTTATGTGAAGGGGGGACAGGTTTAGAAGTTGATTACCTTGAATCAGATTAGATGCAGATAAACAAGATTATTGTGATCTGATCACTGTTGGCTTTTGTACATTTCTTAGAAGTACAGTCACACCCCCTATGTTAACATCAAAGAGATTTCCCTCATTTATCTAAATGCAGCCCCTTGGTAAACAAAGCCAAACAATGATAGTACTGTATCAGCTTTAACAAAATGATACCAGCCACTAGAAACTTTATTCACAGAAGTACATCTCATCTGCATAATCTGATTAGCTGCTGTGCCTGAAAAGAACTGACTGTGTCATTACTCTCTTATATTTTGTGTACATTGTTCTTGCAGGAAGTCAAACATACCCAATGATAAAAAATCAACCAGAGAATGGTAATTGACTTATCACTGCACTGAATCAACCACCCTTTGATGTGGTCTACtcagttgattaaaaaaaacagaattacgTTTATGTTTGGGGGCATCGACATCGCAATTAGGAGGCAGTTATAGCCAGATTGGGACTTATTAGCTAAAGCCAGAGGGTCACTTTGCATTGTTGCTTTGGAAAAACATTCCTAAGGAATTTAAGGTTTTCTGTCCATTTGGAGTAAATAGGATAACACTTCTACAGCCCTCGCcagaagtttagcatcacctagaattttaggattgagacaattttatatatatatatatatatatatatatatatatatatatatatatatatataaaattagtaccagtcaaaagtttgagtacacttgcttgaaaccaggtttttcatgattatttatgcttttaactgtataaacttgtctataaacacttaatatttcattatgtgatatgtgtacttatataagctgataatcataagtgaattgcattcaaaaaattaatttttaaataaaaatgtaaatcttgtcaatttcaatgaaatggtcacccaaagcaagggaatttcagtctgaagcccaagtcagttaaaagtctgaaatgtgtataacagtgttagaacactggcctaagtagaagagtctttgttagatgttctctgagttaactagcatgttaccaaattaaccttttgtcaccaattattaacaggtgagggtccatgattactataactataggtagcataggcacacatttgtcattcctgaatgtaagggagcagaaaatggcaaaataccctcagttaacaaagaaaaaaagacattctgTAATTAcgttaagaaatgaaggtcaatctctaagacaaatcgcaagaactttgcaagtgtctgtaactgctgtggccaagaccatcaaacaatttgaagaaagtggcactcatgaggaccgaacaaggagAGGCAGGCAAAGGGTTACCTCAGAATCAGTgaacaagttaatttgagtcacaagtctgcgaaaccggcgattaactgcccctgaaatacaaactcggctaaatgctactagaagtacagatgtttcaacatgaactgttcagaggagattgcatgaagctggcctaactggaagaattgctgcaaagaaaccatcgttaagagtgcagaataagaggaagagatttgcctgggccaaaaaacacggaaactggacgtttgaggagtggaagtcggtcttatggaccgatgagtaaaaatttgaaatatttgggtccaaccaccgagtattcgtaagatgcagagagggtgagcgcatgagttctgcatgtgtagttcccactgtcaagcatggaggaggcagtgtcatggtctggggttccATGGCAAACTCTATCAAAGTTTTTATGTAcatataacaccgtgtaacaaatttttaatttttttttgttcctgggtagtaagtgttatttcctaattgcttatgcctcaaaagtatagaaaatggctattactccccacaaactttgcttttgtgaccaggacagtgatatttcaaaatatcactatttccaatgggaaaacgggcaaatgtgtgtctcttcgttcacaaagtcagaaaaaaacaacatatgattccaaattaacatgtatttatactaaagtaatacaaaaatgactacaaaagatttagaagtgagtagtttttcgagatttacgattatactgtatttacaaagatttagaagtgagtttttcaagatttacgattatactgtatttacaaagatttacagtataatcgtaaatcttgaaaaactactcacttctaaatcttttgtagtcatttctgtattactttagtataaatacatgttaatttggattcatatgttgtttttttctgactttatgtgaacgaaaagacacacatttgcccgttttcccattggaaatagtgatattttgaaatatcactgtcctggtcacaaaagcaaagtttgtggggaataacagccattttctatacttttgaggcataagcaattaggaaataacacttactacccaggaacaaaaattgtgttacatcgtgtaatcaaagaaactgcaaaaggctagtgtttcatgttagattatgaaatgtcacgtttttcagtttttagtgaagtatatggaaaactccaaagcagcatgtaatttaatatgttaacgtaacattattcagctatGACAATGAAGCAAACTTAGTTGATTCTatagggtgttgcaaaacttttggccatagctgtattggTATAAGATTCACAACAGCACCCTGTAAAGTCCACGGTTGTGCTATACCTAGAATCGACTGGACTGCTCATTCCAGTCTGTTCATGCATGTACTGAATGGTTTGAACTGTGAATGGTTTCAGTACAGGCTgattttactgtcttgtcacaaTCAActaattttttaatgtatttttttaggtttaaaatgtagtttccaatgacattttctttctgtACCCAAGTTCAAGCTCCCCTTTGGTTCGAGTTGCTTGGACATATTACAGGTATCTTGTGGTTAGGCCAGCCACAGTGTCTTTAGAGAATGAAGTGCCAGTGCCATAATGTGCTCAGCTACTTCAGATCAAGTTTGTGTTAGAATTGCTGGCActcatttaaaaagcactttaccTGATCTAGCCTATGTCTGGCAGCCAATTAAAACTGAAGTTCTTGAGCTCCGTAAAAACCCTATTCAAAGTATTTGAGTGATTGCAATAAGACACCCTTTGAATACATTGTAGTAATAGAAAATGCTATTCGGTGCTAGATACTCAAACTCTAGGCAGGTATTGCAGGACCTGCTTTCCAAATAACGACATCTTTCCCTACTGTGGAAACCCTATACTTGAAACGCATCACGTCTGCCAacaagaacagaaaagaaaatgtgaaataaaGTTAAAAATCACCTTCACATGTTGCCTATACTGATGGACCtttaataaactgaataaaaacaatgGATTTATGTCTGGTTGTGTTGCACAGGAAACTAGTTTTTAGGTTCATATTAAAACTTCACATACAGTGCGACCTTATCAACAAACTGGAAATAATAAACTTGAATTGGAATGCAACAATTCCATCCTATACATTGAGACGTGTGTAAAGTGTCTAAGGGACACACAACGATGTGACTTGGTAAAAATAATCCAGTCAATTATTTGACAACCTGATACACCACCGAGTTGATTATTCTGATTAAATATTTCTAATTCAACTGATGCTCATTGAAAATGCCATTCCCTTTATGGTGACtaaataccatatatatatatatatatatatataattagctgacGCAGAGTtaaatttactatatatatatatatatatatatatat
This window harbors:
- the narf gene encoding nuclear prelamin A recognition factor, with amino-acid sequence MKCENCTKTECSKKQKNDENQSSTRESVDTTEENGETSEFHKLAGKRVYLSDCLACERCVSEEESRRISQQNQKELFRIVNLNKKCDTSKHKVLVASLCPQSLPYFAVKLKLSIPEATKKLCSFLKSLGFHHVFDATLAADFSVLESQKEFVERYRRRNQDLQALPMFTSACPGWIRYAERVLGSQVTPHICTAKSPQQIMGSLVKDYFGKQQGLAPDKLYHVVVAPCFDKKLEALREEFYNSLQDTQDVDCVLTSGEIIHLMEQSNVSVEGLESTPLDHMFGDTEGADLARHDGSGAEGFLEHIFKFSAKELFGVEVEEIVYQSLKNRDFQEVTLQRDGEPLLQFAAVYGFRNIQNMIQKLKKGRFPYQLVEVLSCPGGCLNGKGQAQTESGIADRALLQQMGEVYTSLPVRLPETSAQVHRLYMDWLQGAESQKTQEALHTQYRPENQASSTVDFKW